One segment of Triticum aestivum cultivar Chinese Spring chromosome 2A, IWGSC CS RefSeq v2.1, whole genome shotgun sequence DNA contains the following:
- the LOC123185955 gene encoding uncharacterized protein produces MARSLAVVLALAAVVLLAAAGAATAQSKPRPPNANGPKPKANPISVKCSESPRVNPYCSNQRMECPANCPQSCYADCKSCKPVCVCNTPGACGDPRFIGGDGNAFYFHGRRDADFCVVSDRDLHINAHFIGKSGHSSMSRDFTWIQAIAVLFDGHRLYLGARKTGTWDDAVEHLEIILDGEPVYLPADLVEGAKWTSSRVPELSVTRTKAANGVLVALHGKFSVRANAVPITEEDSRVHRYGVTADDCLAHLELAFKFDALTDDVHGVVGQTYRSDYVNHFDVRASMPTMGGDATFTTSSLFAADCSVARYGVSRGNDGAAVLSELSAVTCASGMDGKGVVCKK; encoded by the exons ATGGCGAGGAGTCTGGCAGTCGTGCTGGCTTTAGCGGCTGTCGTCCTTCTCGCCGCCGCGGGGGCCGCCACCGCGCAATCCAAGCCACGGCCACCCAATGCCAATGGCCCGAAGCCGAAGGCGAATCCGATAAGCGTCAAGTGCAGTGAGAGTCCCAGGGTGAACCCCTACTGCTCCAACCAGAGGATGGAGTGCCCCGCCAACTGCCCCCAGTCCTGCTACGCCGACTGCAAATCATGCAAACCCGTCTGCG TGTGCAACACCCCGGGGGCGTGCGGCGACCCGCGGTTCATAGGCGGTGACGGCAACGCCTTCTACTTCCACGGACGCAGGGACGCCGACTTCTGCGTCGTCTCCGACCGTGACCTTCACATCAACGCACACTTCATCGGCAAGAGCGGCCACAGCAGCATGTCCCGGGACTTCACCTGGATCCAGGCCATCGCCGTGCTCTTCGACGGCCACCGCCTCTACCTCGGCGCCAGGAAGACCGGCACCTGGGACGACGCGGTCGAGCACCTAGAGATCATCCTGGACGGCGAGCCCGTGTACCTCCCTGCCGACCTGGTCGAAGGCGCCAAGTGGACCTCCAGCCGCGTCCCCGAGCTGTCCGTGACCCGCACCAAGGCGGCCAACGGCGTGCTCGTCGCCCTCCACGGAAAGTTCAGCGTCAGGGCCAACGCCGTGCCCATCACCGAGGAGGATTCGAGGGTGCACCGCTACGGCGTCACCGCCGATGACTGCCTCGCGCACCTCGAGCTGGCGTTCAAGTTCGACGCGCTGACCGACGACGTCCACGGTGTGGTCGGACAGACGTACCGCTCCGACTACGTCAACCATTTCGACGTGAGGGCCTCCATGCCCACCATGGGAGGAGATGCCACCTTCACCACCTCCAGCCTGTTCGCCGCCGACTGCAGCGTGGCGCGCTATGGAGTCAGCCGTGGAAACGACGGTGCCGCGGTGCTATCTGAGCTCTCTGCTGTCACCTGTGCCAGTGGCATGGACGGCAAGGGTGTCGTGTGCAAGAAGTAA